The DNA segment aattaaatattaacttTTATCTAAATTGTATAATTTGATTCGGTTATATCATGATTATCTCTATtgttaattttaagaatatatattatcttatttcaattcattaaatatttgaaatttgacCAGAAAATAGATTGAAGTttgggaaaaatattttttatttttatttttttccaaaaaaaagttttcaattacctttatttatttaaatattcacttagttttatttcataaaaataaattattctaactattatagttttaattattttattttattggtttACAAATCAAGTGAttacacaatattatataatttatactgAACCTAATATTACAAATTCActacatatttataaaaaaataaaaataaatattattttctaccttttgaatatactatattattattaaaaaattatattattatgtttATAAGTAAATTATCGAGTCCTATACTCCTGTATATAAACAAATGTAATtaaaatgtattaaaaaatttataactataTCGATATTTAAtagttaatttaaattttaatattattgctatggtgtaaaaaaaataaaaaaattctccAAATTCATTCAATATGATGATAGGTTATATTTGTAACCGGTTtactatataaattttttttctattttgaaGATTAGTTTtaagattttctctaaaattaattgattgcttatttatttttttattaattatacaaggaatttaatttatattaggtATGTGTTTAAATTTTAGAATGCTTTGAAAACTTACTAGACAATAATAAAGGATAATATTGTCAATatgtataataaaaaattaaaatggagTGTGATTAGTATtttttggagtgtaaataacactcccctttttatatattttttaacatACAAATATGTTTATATTGTTAATATCttctataaataatataatttttatatttattagcATACAAGTGTTATaaacaatataaaaaaaattaaatttgatcttataattttagaaattatgagtTTCTTCATTAACATTTTTTTGAGAAGAAGATTGAAGATTGTAACCTGAGTTTGTTCATTAATTAATGGAGAAAGAAAGGAGATTTGGAAAGACCctacacctacacctccacGGTTGTTTGATTGAGAGCAGTGTAGCGCCATCGTTCTTTCTCCACGAAATCTGCGTCAAGAAATCTGGAAACGAAGCTCCAAAATCTGTACACATCCTCGAAATTTGTTGGGAATCCTATTGAGATCGATACCACTCCTATGCCGTAATCTTGTTTCCCATTCTTCGATTTTTCCAGcattttttccttttcttgTTGAAAATTTTCTGAGGGCAGTATGTTTTTCAAGAACCCACAAGAAAGAGATATTTTGTTTCGATCGGCCAGTTTCTGTACTAAATTGGGGTCGACCCTTTCGCCTTTCCAGTCGTATACGTTGAGTGCTATCGCTGCGCCACGGTTGAGTTTGATTTTGGGGCCGAAAATTCTGATAAGAGGAATCCCGTTTCCTGAATGTGGGTGCCTGAGACTGAGTAATGCGTTTACTAGCCAATTTATGAGGCATCTGTTTCTGCTACTGATTAGAATTAGGCCTAGTTTGTCTGCGTGATCTAAGCCACGGAATTCGATTTCTGAATCTCCAGAGGAATCAACTTTCTTGTCTAGCTCTATTATTTCGGAGAATAATGGCTGCTTTTGCTTGCTATTGGTATCGTCTAGCTGAGATTCTTGATTTCTGTCCAGGTGGGAAGTTGAGACAGAAGCTGTTCGATGAATGGTCTGATCAAAGACTAGTTTTTCAAATGGCCCCTTTGCTGGAATTAGGCTGACAATTCCCATGCTGGAGGAGGGTTGTCTTAATTCTGTGATACTTGATTTCTTGACAATCAGGCTGCAAAACCCTGATGGATTTTCGCCGAAAATCTTGAAAAATGATCCAATTAGGAAATCGGGCTGGAAAAGAGAGAGACCTAAGGTCTCCATTTCCTTGGCACCTAAGGCACACGCATCAAGCAAAACATGCCATCCATTTTCTCTTGCTAAATTCATCCATTGATAAGAATACTGTGATCCGGTCACCCTAGATTGAAGGGGGAAAACGAACAGTCCTCGATTTTTTGGCTTACTTTTGTTCACTAAGGTTTTTCTCAACTTTTTTGAGTTGACCCTGAAACTAGGCCATGAAAACACAGCTGACAATGTTCGGGCACCTTTCCTCTTTGCGGTGTCGATCATTGCTTCGACAGCCTCATTCTCATGGTCATACACTGTGAGAAGGTTTTGATTAGACATGAAGGGATAAGAGTCAGCGAGAAGCCTAAATGCTGATGACTGGTTAGCTGTGAAAACTAAGGTGTAATCTTCTTCAAGCACATTCATGTATCTCAAGATTCTTTTTCGCGTTCTGGCTTCAAATTCCGATTCTTGGCACCCATAAAGTAAGCAAGAACTCAAGTTCACTGACTTGTATGAAATGTCGAAGAAGGGCACATCCATATCACCCTGGGAAGGTGATACTGCTACGGATGTAGATGATGAGGCAATTTCAGGTGTTGGATTACAATCCTGCCGTTGGGAGTACGAGAAAAGGCCTTGGCCAATGTAATCAAGACAAACATGATTCGAGAGGGAAAGATGGTAGTATTCTTGAGCTCGAATTTTATCGGCTAGAATGGTATTCAAGTACTGTGGAATGGCTTTTGTTAGGCAAGAAACCGATTCGGTTAAGGAGGGAAGAGTTTCATGGTTAGTGAAAAAGGTGTTGGGTTGAAGAGAGGAGAGTATGGCAGTGGCGAAATCAGTTCGAGGATTTGGAGCAGTGTTAGGAGGAGAACTATGAGGATCAGCCAAGCCAAGCAGAGGATTTACACAGCAAGCGTGAAGACATGTACCTGATGCCTCTCTGATGCAATTCGATTGCATTTTTGTTTCTGATATCTGACTCAATCATAATCTTCGGTCTTCCCCTTGATCTTGATTTCCTTTGTTTTCATCAAGTTCCTTGGTTCCTAATCTTTGTTGTTATTTATGGTTGCTGCTGCTAGAATTAACTATAAACCGTAGCTTTGGCCAGGTTGTAAAAGGAAGAACATACTAGAGTTGACGAAGTCAATTACGTAGGTTgttatacatacacacacatatatagtgtttttattgttattatcaAATAAAAAATCCAAGATTTTGACTTGGTCTAGGCTAGCACATTGTTTTGGTAGTTTATTAACTAAATGCCATATGGTGACTTTGAGATTAAGTCTATGCCACTCTGATTACAGATACGTATTTCTGCTTCCAGAATCAGTTTTGACAGATATGTTTTGTGCTGCCATAGGGTGGAATTAAGTTAAGCCGCTCGTAAGCCTCGGCCTAAATTCGATTTTGTCTATACTTCGTTATCTAGCACCAATGTTATTCTATGCAGCGTGTAATATCCATGTAAAATACTAACAAAATGTCACGCGATAGGACAGAAGACCGATGGTGTTTAGGCATAGTACGTACCCCTTCAAGTTGTGGGGCATGCAGATTTTCTCGCCACTCCTTTTTCGTGCCGAAAAAGAACTCGTCACTCCATGCAGTCCACTAACGTATGATGATATGTAGAGTAGCTAAGTAGTGATGCAAGGTGTAAAGTGAAGTTGATTGGTATTTGTTGTTAGTTCGATGCAAGAAAAACAAGCCATCTGACGTTTCAAAGTGGCAGGCATCATCACCGCTGGCCTCGAGCTTTCTTGAAAGCGGCTTTCTTTGCTTTTGTCCGTATGAGTTGGAGAGCCTCGTCGGCGTAGATATCAGTGCAACCACGCTAATGTGAGCTCGTTTCATCATTTGCCTATTGAAAAATCATTGATCACTTGCCATTCTATGGAttcgtttgtttgtttttttggtcTCGTGAGTTCTTGCAACCTTTCGTCATGTTATAAACCCAAAATTAAAGTTAGAAATATGGATAGATTGATGATCTTAAAGCCATTCAATTAGTCCAATACCTTTTTGAGCTTCTGCTTTTATTGATTAGGGTGTCCCACTAGAGATAAAGCAAGTTGGATGGCGTTCGATGAAATTGACAAGTGATGAATGAGAGTAACATGATCTACTTAACCGTTGAAACATTTCAAGTTGTGGAAATGAACGAATTCAATAACTAGAAACCAAAAAAACACTCATCCATTTCATGGTGTACaaagaaatcaaagaacaagcaGCCGAGCAATGggataattatatatatgatcaAAAAATAGTAGGAATTTTAGAAGATCAATGTATATTTGATAGATCTAAGGAGGTGATGGatcgggattcgggaatgataAACAATTAGAGGTTTATGAGAGTGTAGCTTTCTCCATAAATACAGTTTATCATTTGCAGAAGACACAAGGCATATGAACTTGACTAGTTGGCTAACTTGCATCGAACAAGGGCTATCGTTTTAATGTCGTCAATAGCTATTTAtcgttataatataatattttttgtgtCACGAGAATGTTGAAAAATATTGTAATGATACACACATATCATAGCTgcataataaaatatatcacaATCTACAGTATTCTATTCTATCGGGATTTATTATAaccatataaaatcaaatttgatttGTTTATATCCTATATATGACAGCAACAATTTGGTTTGCATCCGTTGAGATGATTTAGATTTGAGAAATGGTTTACCATCGGCAAAAgtcaaaaaattattatataatccGAAGTCTTGCCctctaaaatttaattttatttaatttgtgttGATTATTCCAAGGGAATGGATGTATcgttatatcataatataaataAGTAAAAAGCTCGATTTGGACGGGAGCTCATACAAAACAATATTATTAATCGCCAAACTGCTCTCCACaagaagaaaatgataaaataatggCGCTTTGTTTCTTCCAAATCCACTTTCTCTTAACAAACAACAATAGTCCAATCTCATAAAAATCCTTAAACAATTCAGACAAAATTCGTAGCTACATTCACACAATAATGACCAATCCTCATAGAATCGAAAAATTCGAATAAAATCCATATAAAAACCACACACAAAATTGATAATTTACATTCACATGACAATATCCAAACCTGGAAAAAACCCCAAAACTTCAAACGAAACAGATATCCATCATATAAATTACAAACAACAATATTAAAGAATGAATCAAAATTGATGATCTCCGATGCTTGTTGCCCTGAGGACGTCGATTCAACACACAGGGTGGCTTAGTACAAAGAATTGAAGGTAAAACAAGTAGCTACTATAGACACTACGCAGATCACAAGCGAAGGTATAAGGGTGATGTTTAAGAGCTTACTCTCCCCCAAATATCCTGCTAATGTGATTGTTGCATCTGCAATCACTCGAGCAATCGTCCCTGCTTCTGTTGATAATAGGCCACCATTGTATGTTCCGCGAGAAAGCCTGGATGACATTACTCTCGAGAGAAGTGACAGGTTTACCCCTACAATGGCACCAAATCAGTGCGATGTTAAAGCGACAAACTTGTGAACATACAAGTAGTGGCGAACCCACAACTTTTGATAAGGTGGTCGGTCATCTTTGTGTTTTTGGGAGGAAGTGAGGCCAAGTAAAAGTTTTTTGACAAATTATAATTAAACTTTAAGAGATTCCTACAGGACCCCCGCTGCTTGGATATCCAAGCTCACCCTAAAAAACATTGTATACAACTCAATTGCTGTCCTGACACTTGTATGGCGAGAAGGTACTGTGCATCACCGTTGAGAGGCAAAACACCAGATATGATAACTTAAAACTATTTCCAAAAGTTCGCAAGAGCTGAAAGAAATCATTCAGGACGGTTGAGAACAACAGAAAATAGAAAACTAACCTTCTAATACTTCAGCAGATACAAACATGACAAGACCTGAGCAGACATATTGTGGCACTGAGTATGGGATGATAAACTGGAAGCTGAAAAGAATACCCAGGAAGACCACAATTTCTGATGCCAATAATATTTGcctaaaaaattaataacaaataTTGATCAGCAGGTAATGATCAATGAGACAATTGGCTAACATGAAACCACGTTGCAAAGCTTCACAAAATAAAACCTACACTGTGTCCGAGACATCTGTATTAGTATAGAAACTTGAGCAAAAAACAGTTTGCAAGATGCCAAAACACAATTTGAACTTGATTTTAAAGGACAATCTTCATAAGAAAATTGCCAGGTGCAATTCATGAAGCCCACTTCATTCCTAAGAGCTAAAACTCAACGGCTATAAAATTCGAGCTTAATGAGAAACAACTATACAAATGCATATCCCCGGAATAATATTGAGAATCATAAAGATCAATACTCCACCAATTTTCTTCATGATGTTTTCAATCTACTAGAAGTGCTATGATACCGAACTTCGATCCCAGAAACAAGATCCAAGCTTGACTTAGAGAATCAACTCAACGATCATGCAATAACCGTAACCAAATTCCAGTAAGGTTTTGAACACTACAAAATGAATCTTCATAAGTTTAATTTGTTTGCAAATCTAGAAGAATTCCTCACCAGTTTGAGACGAAACTCGTTATTATTGATGAAAAATATCTTCTCCTTCTCTAGTATCTTGTCCTAGCATTTATATATGCATAGGCAGCTTAAACAAGCATAATGGGCCTAAAGTACTTCCAAATCAAGCCCATAAATATTTTAACTAAAAGTAACCCGAAAATTAACGTCAAGTAAACAAACTTACGGCCCATAACACTAAATAAGCCCTATTTGATATACCCAAGACGACACACAAATAGTCCAAGTTGTGTATTTAATTCAGTGCATTATAAACAAATTATTTCACAAAGAATGGGCTCTACAACACAGAATTCAACAGTTGCCATCTGCTCGCCACATCAGAATTATCTTAATAAAAAATTGGAAGAGATTATGAAAGAAGCACCTTTTATACATTGAGCAAAGTATAATTCATTGTTTTAGATATTAATGATCCATATTCCATAGCAGAACATCAATCATGAAATTACCTGTCCTGATACATATTGCTTATGTAACTTCCAACAATAATATTCACTGGAAGAACTGTTAGGCCGAGGCAAGCAAGAAAAATCGACACTGTGCTTGTTGTCCAGCCAAAATAGTAGGTTGTGACAACACTTGATTCTGATAGTAGAATCTCCATTGCATATTTAAGCATAAAGTAGATCAACAGCTGAACCTGTAAGACATGATAAAAACTTACTATATCAAGTGAACAGAATCTTACTACAACTGACCCTGTACAGATCTTGTGTTTTATCCTCCCATAAAAAGAACGATATGCCCACTACCCATACAACCACAGTGACGTTTCTAGTTCAAATACCTGTTTTAAGATGCTTTTATTGCACCAGAAAACATATGAATGGTTCCACATATTCTACATCTAATCtacaatcaaatttcaaaatttcagctcttTTATTAATCTTTCAGCAGTGGGACTCTATCAGAATGTCAAGCATCATTTTGTCACTTGGTCAATAAAGGAAAATACATAACAAGTTCAAGACAATTTAGCCTTCAGAGACCCATGATCTGAATAAAACATGTTCTTTTGTTCACTTCGGCTTCATTGACAATGAACAGTACCTACATGTATTTAAAGTAATGATTTTTCGACCGgtaatgatattaaaatttaaattggcTACTGTATTTTTCTCAATCCATCATTCAAACTCGGTCCATTACCCACAACAAACCTCACTCGTAAATATTTTCTTCATcacatgttaaaaaataaaacaacttCTATACGAGCAATACAATTACATCTTCTAATTTCCAACTACAATCATGCAAAGGCTTAAAAATAGGCTTCGCActttttaaacaattaaactCTCAAAATTAAGCACATTACCTTTACAGAAGGTGTAAGTAACCGATAAGCAGCTGCCAGTGAATTGGCTGGTTGACGAGATTCCTCTGAAGACTTTTCACTCATGTCACATTCTTCATCTccgtcatcatcttcattttCTACTGCTGTTGAAAGTAGTGGTTGTGCAAGACCCTTTTCAACCTTATCATGCTCTTCTACCAAACACAAAATATCAGGTCACTAAGTGTCTATTTGGTTCTGTAATGAGCATAACTTGAAGAAACTTAATTATACATGTACAAGCTGAAACATATAACACCCAAATTTTAACAGAGATATAAGATGAAAAAATTTGTCAATCTGAAATTTGAGtgcatattatatatttatacaaaaattatattaaataaagtaAATCTAAATACCCTGTAACTACTCATAGATGTTAACATCATGCACTTCACACTGGTATCATCATGAGATTAAGACAAACGATAGAGACAAAGAAAGCAGACGAGATTTAGTTGACCATTAGAAACAAAGATAaccaatcaatcaacaaagcAGCAGAGACACACAAAAGGACATCCACTATGATGAGAATTCAAGATGCTATCATTTGtgagataataaaatatttgaaagccTAGCTTAGTATGACATATGCTTTCTTCGAATTCTAATTAGGCTCTATTCTGTTTAAAATTCTCTAATATGTTTCTTGTTCTATTCCGGATATGTTTTCTGCCAATTGTATAATGTATATTCGAACTATTTCTTATTTAGACTCATCATGATTGAGTTCGAAAATTCCTTGTGCTTTGAAACAGGTTTAAAGTGCTTCAAATAAGGAGTCAAAAGTATAGGCCTAGAGGGGAGGTCGGGAAAAATAAGAGTGGGGAAGAGCTTGGAAGTAAGGAGTCGTGAAATAGAAGTTCGACCTATAACTTATTTATGTTTAGAGCTTTCCAACGTTTAAAACAAGTATTAAAGTAATTTATTATGTTAATATTTAATCCATGTAGGATCAGTTTTTCGACGAGAATTTTCCTGCAATGCTTTATCTTATTCCCCAACAAAAAGAATTCAGTTCTTCCGTAaagttaaaaattttgattccaCTTGATTATTCCGTTCCACTTTTTTGTTCTGTTTGTACATGTATGTTCCGTTCAAGTGATCAAAACTCGGGTCTTCATCTGGTTGATAGCTCTGAACTTTTTTGCTTTTGGTCAGTCCCGTATAATAAGCTCAAAACGACACTTGCAATTTTGGAGAAAATAGAATTGACAAATCCTAATATAGGCTTCAAGGTTAACAGTACATCTTACCTGTCTACCTGATATTAAATGCAATTTTAcaaatttgtgatttaattatgttaattatctGTTTTGTTGGGCACCATCCAACTAGTTATCACTTAACTGACAGAAGACAAGGTATGAAAAGGAGATATTAAGGAAGCCATACCAGCACTAGATTCTTGTTGGTCTTGATTGGTCTCGGTCTCATGAGCAGGTTCTCTGAATGAGATCCACAGCCATACCAAATACATTAACCAACCCAGAGCCATTACCCAACCAGGTAAAGTATTTTGATTAAATGTGATTCCATGAATCTTGAAGTTAGTTTGGAGCAAACCAGCAAGTGCAGGGCCACATGCCATTCCTAGAGCACTGGCACTAACAAAACCTGCTGaagcctgcatgcgaattttaaGTGGTACGCAATCACTTATGTAGCGGCGATTAACGGCCCTGGCAGAACCAAAACTGCAAAATCATGAAACGAGGGAAGCTATTCTGAGATCATATCCAAATCAATCACTCACTTACTATTCACTTCATCATTCAGTTAGTATACTCAAATGGGTGCATGACTGTACAGGCATGAAAATTAAAATGTAAAATTCCTGATCAGATGATTGAGTATATTAGGACAGAATGTGTCACCATCATTCTTATGGTCTGAATTACCTAAATTGGAGTTTGTTCACTCTCTTGTTAAACATATAATCAATACTTAAAAGCTATTGCCATGCAGAAAGAGGTTGCAAAACAAACTCATTTGTAACAAAGTATTTGTAAAAACAGAAAAGAATGGGAATAAAAAGAATCAATAAGTTCAACAACAATATTTCACAAAATAGAACTAATAATCTGAGAATGGAGACTTCATTCGATAATTTAGTTAACCTCATCATCTGAAAATAGATCAGATGAAATGGCCATAATTATTTACATTAGAAGTGGTAGATTGTAGATAATATCCAGTGAAAAAGGTCCGCATCAAGCGTCAACTGATAAACACATTAAAATCAGGTTTGCCACATAATATCAACGCACGAAAATGAATCAAGCACACACGCCAGAgaacagaaaataaaataaattacaatctgagagagagagagagagagaaagagagGATGTTGCATACCCACAAAATAGCCGACCAAGCAAAAGTACTGAAATTGAATTGAGATCCAAAGCCAATGCATACATCAGATTTCCCACAAAAAGGACTATGCTGCTGAATACCAAGGGTCTGAAGTACGACTTATTAGACCAAGCGCTGAAATACACTGAAGAAAATATCTGTGCAACTGCCATTGACCCAATCACAATACCACAGACAGTTGCTGCCGCTCCAAGGCTCGTAGAGTAGTCATCTGCTGTTGGGACAATAATATATGTATTAACCATGTACAGAAATGTGTTCACCAGATTCAGAAGAAGTGACATGAAATGGTATCTCTGATCATCTATATGTTCTTCAGCAGGAGAAGGCAACTCTTCATGCATAATCAATGCATGCTGACCCAAAAAGTTGAGGAGATTCGTTGAGTTGGTTAATCTGTCAACAGCTGATTGCATTAAATCAACTACTGGATCCTGCAAATTAATCCTCAATGAATATGCACAGAATAGAGTACTTTCAAAAAAATAACCAACTGCAGATAGAAGATGCATGAAATCAATGAAAGTTAACTGAAAGACAAAGGTGTCCATACCTCAAGAGAAAGTGGAGGCTGGTCGTATATCGATAAATAGCTTCCTTGGCGGTCCTGGAGATCTGCGAGATTCCGAGAAATAGCTCCAACAACAGCTCCCAATCCCTGATATCAGCAGTCAAATCAGCGATAAATCCACTGCTAAGTTTCATCGAGATGACAATTTATCGATACTTTATGGTCCATTTAACATATCTATTGCAACGACATTGTTTGACTAGTACAGGAAAATGGAAGCAGGGTGACTATTCCTTCAGCATATTACCACATGCTTGAATATTCCCTGAAGCTGGGAATAAGGATGATTAGCACGAGTTTTCACATAATAATCGGTGAACTTGTATCCAAATCTCTTATCAAATTTCTTGAGTATCTTCCTCAGACCAATGGCGTTCATTTCAACAAAGAATAAAAGCTTTAGAAGATCTTGAGCCACTGCCCTATAAGATTCTCGCAACTCAGATATTTTGGATATGTCGGGCTCCTCCTGAATAGCATCTTGTTGCTCATTAAGCTGGGCAATCCTGGTTGCAATGAGGCCTTGTTGTTCCAACATAAAGAGAACGATAGTCTCAATCTACAAAAGAACAAGAAATTGTGTAAGCTTCGTTATCAGTAATAGAGCAAAGATGAGTACTTATTCGTGACCGTTGACGGAAAATTATAGCATTTCCACCAAGTATGCATATTAGTTAAAATGATTGGCTCGGCTTACTCCGGGCCAATATTACTAAAGGTTATATATAGATGTGTCCGGAGTTCATCAATTCCAAAAATTAACATCacttttcagaaaaaaaaaataattgggaAACGGAAACATGTGAAGAAGTCGAAGCCACATTTCCTAACAACATGGTGAATAATATAACACATAATTGAAAACTTTGATATCTGGAGTTTGATGAGCAAAACATCGATGAGAACTTATATCTGGAGCTTGATGAGCAAATCGCCTACACGAATGTGCCTCGTTTGGATGCATTAAATGTTTTTACCTGTTTATCCAACATTCTCGAGAAATCCTTGAGGACATGACGACGATCCAGTGCTCCAGCTTCAATCTGATTAGAATACTGCTTCACCTTTTTCTTCATCAATTTGTAGTTGATATAGTATCTGCAAGATACCATGATTTTCTAAAACCGTATGCACAAGgacaaaatcaaaacaatactgCCAATATAATGATCTAATCTTGTAATTTCAGATCCTCTCTAACTTCACATGATTCTACCCTCACACGGGTTTTTATCTAGTCATTGTTCTAAAATAAGTTACCAATTGTTCATTAAAGTTACCTGGCAAATGCACTAAAAAAATCAAGGTATAAGTATCTGCACGACTCTCCGTCGAGCACATCACATGTTTAAtaatgctataaacacttagtAGGAGTAAACTACACTTGTTTAATGGCTCATAATCCCAAGcactcttctttttttttttttgacttggAGCACtctcatattttaattaattgaaatGATGGAATAACTTTATTCGTAGAACCATCACtgtatcaaatcaaatcaaatatatcatgcatacccTTGCCATTCTGGAATTTGCCTTTCCTTCAACTTTTTGCCGAATGCAACCATTTCTCTGTTCAAAACAATACAAAATTGAAATATGAATAGAATGCAATAAAATCACTCAATAGATTGGGAAATTATTTTAGATAGTCATAATTCAAATGTACAATCAGTAGAATGAGGTTATGTTTCACCACCGAGAATGTTACATCTGCCGCAGTTGCTACCAACAAATGTCTCCAAATAGATTGTTttacggaaaaaaaaaaaaagaaaaccagTAAATGATCTTATAAATTTAAGCCTTCTAATCATTCACAGATATTTAGCTCCTCACGTAAAACCACACCAATagttgctttgtttttgtgttGACTAAATTTGACACCATTCCATCATTAATAAAATCTCGATAGATTAATTCAGGTTATATTCCACCCAGGCTAATGTTGCAAATCCTCCATATGAATTACAGCAATAACCATGCAAACCCACCACCGGACCTATTTCTCAAATCTGAACCTTAAAGATGGGCCATGTTGCTTATGTAAATATGAATATGCTCAGCTGGTTAACTGCTAAGATAAAGGTACAATGGTCACCACCGGCGCTTGCTATATATCGGCAACGAACAGGTCGGTACCCTTTCAGATATGGAAGAGCTAAACTGAAACAATCTATGCATAGAAAAACTTAAAGATTATCCAGGATTTAACAATCAAAACGAGACTtctaaaatcaatttttaatcaATTTCCTTGATTGTTAGGGCCACCACTTTACACCTCGTGTAGACCTTTTCAGAGAAAGAAAGAAAGCAAAACAAACGAAGaatcaagaaaaaaataaattatgattTCGCCGATTAGTACTGTAAACATCACATACCAAAACTCCCTTGAACAAAAACGTGTCAGCAAATCAAGTACGCCTTCTCGACACAgttaagaaaaaataaataatttctcCTCTTCAGCACCACGAATGAGACTCTGAAAAGTCCTCCCTGCCATCACATCAAACACCGAATATTAGATTTTCCGTAATAAACTAACAATGAGCTCAAACATAATCCGAATATGAAAAGCACTAAGTATACTAAAATCATCAttgttaattaaaaaaacagccaaaaacatataaatttcaatcaatcaataaaatatatgtacatatatacgCACGAAACAAAGACAAAAAAATGGTAGGCCATACCTGAGAATCTCGCAGCTAGGACCGGGCAAGAACTAGATGAGCATCAACAAACGAAAACGAATATTCTCGAGGAATGATTCCC comes from the Henckelia pumila isolate YLH828 chromosome 1, ASM3356847v2, whole genome shotgun sequence genome and includes:
- the LOC140874868 gene encoding uncharacterized protein, whose protein sequence is MQSNCIREASGTCLHACCVNPLLGLADPHSSPPNTAPNPRTDFATAILSSLQPNTFFTNHETLPSLTESVSCLTKAIPQYLNTILADKIRAQEYYHLSLSNHVCLDYIGQGLFSYSQRQDCNPTPEIASSSTSVAVSPSQGDMDVPFFDISYKSVNLSSCLLYGCQESEFEARTRKRILRYMNVLEEDYTLVFTANQSSAFRLLADSYPFMSNQNLLTVYDHENEAVEAMIDTAKRKGARTLSAVFSWPSFRVNSKKLRKTLVNKSKPKNRGLFVFPLQSRVTGSQYSYQWMNLARENGWHVLLDACALGAKEMETLGLSLFQPDFLIGSFFKIFGENPSGFCSLIVKKSSITELRQPSSSMGIVSLIPAKGPFEKLVFDQTIHRTASVSTSHLDRNQESQLDDTNSKQKQPLFSEIIELDKKVDSSGDSEIEFRGLDHADKLGLILISSRNRCLINWLVNALLSLRHPHSGNGIPLIRIFGPKIKLNRGAAIALNVYDWKGERVDPNLVQKLADRNKISLSCGFLKNILPSENFQQEKEKMLEKSKNGKQDYGIGVVSISIGFPTNFEDVYRFWSFVSRFLDADFVEKERWRYTALNQTTVEV
- the LOC140872487 gene encoding SPX domain-containing membrane protein At4g22990-like isoform X2 encodes the protein MVAFGKKLKERQIPEWQGYYINYKLMKKKVKQYSNQIEAGALDRRHVLKDFSRMLDKQIETIVLFMLEQQGLIATRIAQLNEQQDAIQEEPDISKISELRESYRAVAQDLLKLLFFVEMNAIGLRKILKKFDKRFGYKFTDYYVKTRANHPYSQLQGIFKHVGLGAVVGAISRNLADLQDRQGSYLSIYDQPPLSLEDPVVDLMQSAVDRLTNSTNLLNFLGQHALIMHEELPSPAEEHIDDQRYHFMSLLLNLVNTFLYMVNTYIIVPTADDYSTSLGAAATVCGIVIGSMAVAQIFSSVYFSAWSNKSYFRPLVFSSIVLFVGNLMYALALDLNSISVLLLGRLFCGFGSARAVNRRYISDCVPLKIRMQASAGFVSASALGMACGPALAGLLQTNFKIHGITFNQNTLPGWVMALGWLMYLVWLWISFREPAHETETNQDQQESSAEHDKVEKGLAQPLLSTAVENEDDDGDEECDMSEKSSEESRQPANSLAAAYRLLTPSVKVQLLIYFMLKYAMEILLSESSVVTTYYFGWTTSTVSIFLACLGLTVLPVNIIVGSYISNMYQDRQILLASEIVVFLGILFSFQFIIPYSVPQYVCSGLVMFVSAEVLEGVNLSLLSRVMSSRLSRGTYNGGLLSTEAGTIARVIADATITLAGYLGESKLLNITLIPSLVICVVSIVATCFTFNSLY
- the LOC140872487 gene encoding SPX domain-containing membrane protein At4g22990-like isoform X1, whose amino-acid sequence is MVAFGKKLKERQIPEWQGYYINYKLMKKKVKQYSNQIEAGALDRRHVLKDFSRMLDKQIETIVLFMLEQQGLIATRIAQLNEQQDAIQEEPDISKISELRESYRAVAQDLLKLLFFVEMNAIGLRKILKKFDKRFGYKFTDYYVKTRANHPYSQLQGIFKHVGLGAVVGAISRNLADLQDRQGSYLSIYDQPPLSLEDPVVDLMQSAVDRLTNSTNLLNFLGQHALIMHEELPSPAEEHIDDQRYHFMSLLLNLVNTFLYMVNTYIIVPTADDYSTSLGAAATVCGIVIGSMAVAQIFSSVYFSAWSNKSYFRPLVFSSIVLFVGNLMYALALDLNSISVLLLGRLFCGFGSARAVNRRYISDCVPLKIRMQASAGFVSASALGMACGPALAGLLQTNFKIHGITFNQNTLPGWVMALGWLMYLVWLWISFREPAHETETNQDQQESSAEEHDKVEKGLAQPLLSTAVENEDDDGDEECDMSEKSSEESRQPANSLAAAYRLLTPSVKVQLLIYFMLKYAMEILLSESSVVTTYYFGWTTSTVSIFLACLGLTVLPVNIIVGSYISNMYQDRQILLASEIVVFLGILFSFQFIIPYSVPQYVCSGLVMFVSAEVLEGVNLSLLSRVMSSRLSRGTYNGGLLSTEAGTIARVIADATITLAGYLGESKLLNITLIPSLVICVVSIVATCFTFNSLY